CTTGATTTATGAGCATGTAAGCTATTTTGTTGGTTTTTTTTATCATTATCCCTTGCGTCATTAATAAATATCCGTAATATACGCGTTCTCGACAGGGCAACCTGTTTAGAGACTCGGTGAATAGCGCAGCTTGGTAGCGCATCTGGTTTGGGACCAGAGGGTCGGGGGTTCGAATCCCTCTTCACCGACCATTATTTAGAAAGCCCGTCAGAAATGACGGGCTTTTGTCGTTTCTAAACCTTTTTAAATTTAGAAACACAGTAAATCCACACTGTTAATACAGTGCAAGAAGCCTTTTCTGTTTTTAGCAACACTCGCGCTGTGTTACGCGTGTCGTTCAAATACCCGTTGTAGTTTACTGTCTTTGAAATCGATGCCTTCATAAAGCTGATGGGTTTCTACCCTTAGAGTATTGCATCTGACGCGGCATTTTTCAGGATGTGATTTGAGTGCATGTTCGACTAATGCTCGTCCAATTCCTTGCTTGCGATACTGAGGGGTGACAACTAACCCGCCAATTTCGTAGAAATCAGGTGATGCTAATCGCCGAGCATAGAATAGGTGTAGCCAACCTACGATTTTTTGTTCAATCTTAGCCACATAGATTTCATCTGTAGGGGATGCTAATAACGCACTCAGTTTTTTGATTGCATCTTGGCTTGAAAGTGGTGTATATCCGAGATGAGATGAAAGCAAATTGATAGCGGCAGCGTCTGATAACCTAGCCTTGGCAATGGTATAAAGCATAATGTTCCTTAAATGTTATCCCATTTTAACGTCATCTTGATACATGAATGTCGTTATTCGATAGCAATAATAACCCTACCATCATCAAGTACTTCGTGCAGTTCAGCACCATCGAGTTTTTCGCCTAAGGGAGAGTGCGGGGTGATAACTACGATATTCCCTGAATCTAGCTTTATGCCACCGCAAACAGGTAAGAACCAATATTTCTTAATATCGTTACGCAAGCTTACTAGAGCTCCCAATGCGATTTCATCGTCTTTATCAAACTGATGCAAGGTGAGTGCAGTGAGTGTATTTATGGTGGCATCGCAATCGGCAACCCGCTGTGATTGACCATGAGCAAGGTAAGCCGCTTCTAGCCCCACAGTGTCATATTGTGTTTCTGCCACACTTTGTTCATGTGTCGCGGCATCATGGGCACTATTTGCCGCCTCTAATGCAGTCTGACGTTGCGTATTTAATATGTTGAGCAGTGACTGGCGTAGGGATTCTTTATTTGTCATGGTAATTAACATGCGAGTAAATGGTTATCATACCTAACTTGTTGCCGTGAGGCGATCTACCTCAATACCTAGCAACCATAATTTAATAGCAAAGCATAGTGGTTTAACTTGGTTGCTCAGCAAATTGTGTCATACATCGTAGTTTTTAGATCTAATTTTGCATCGAAAATTAACCCTGAGTAATGTGTTGAAAGAATAGTCAATTACTAGGATGTAGACATGTTAAAGCAGAGTTTAATCGCAACATCGGTTATCGCAGTATTAGCCGGTTGTACTACCACTTCGAATACCAATCAGACCACAGTCGATGCATTAGCAAAGAATTTAGATATTTCATATCAAGTACTTACCAATCATGGTGCCAATGATGGGATCAACTGCCAAAACCTAGAAGCAGAGTGGGCGTCTTGTAACAAGGTTAAGATAACCTTGACCAATGACGGCGCAGCGATTGACTCAAGAGATTGGGCTATATACTTCCACAGTGTGCGCTTGATTTTAGAAGTAGACAGCGATCAATTCACTATAACCCGCATAACTGGTGACCTACATAAGCTAGAACCGACTGACAAATTTAAAGGTTTTGCTGCTGGTGAAACCATCGACTTTGATTTTATCGGTGAATACTGGCAACTGTTTGATACAGATTTCTTCCCTGGTGCATTTGTGAGTGCAGAAGGTGCAGAGCCTAAACAGATTATCTCTTTAGATGGCGCAGACTTAACTGGGTTTGTTTCTGGACTAGAAGGCGACAATATTAAGCGAACTCCAAGCGACAATAACATCATGGCAACGGCTAAATCACGCTATGAGAAAAACTCAGATGTTGTTGAGCAAGATATTGCTTCGGCTCTTATCCCCGCGCCTATGATGACTGAAGTTGGGGAGGGGACCTTAGATATCTCTGGCGGATTCAAACTCGATAACTCGCCATTTAGCGATGAACAGCAAGCTGCGCTTCTACAACGTGCCAACCTAATTGGTGTAACCCTAGATGGTTCAACACCACTAGAGGTTAGCATTGAACCTAAAGCACTTCCTGAATCACTTTCTAAATCAGGTGCTTATGAGCTAAGCGTCACAGCTGATAAAGTGAGTATTAAGGCGTTTGATAGCGCGGGTGCTTTCTATGCTATGCAGTCAGTGTTTGGTCTGATTGACAGTGATGCTGCCACTACGCTACCTGTGTTAGATATTAAAGACGCACCGCGTTTTCAATACCGTGGCGTAATGGTTGATGTTGCACGTAACTTCCATTCTAAACAGGCAATACTGGCTACTATCGATCAAATGGCGGCCTATAAACTCAATAAACTGCATCTGCATTTGACCGATGATGAAGGGTGGCGACTCGAGATCCCAGGTCTTCCTGAATTAACCGATATAGGCTCGAATCGCTGCTTTGATTTGAGTGAGCGAAGCTGCTTACTTCCTCAGCTAGGTTCAGGCTCTACCACGGATAATTTTGGTTCAGGTTACTTTAGTAAAAAAGATTACGTTGAGATATTACGCTATGCAGATGCTCGCAATATTGAAGTGATCCCAGAGATCGATATGCCGGCACACGCCAGAGCTGCTGTGGTATCGATGGAAGCTCGTTACACCAAACTAATGAATGAAGGTAAAGAGCAACAGGCAAATGAATATCGCTTAATGGACCCTCAAGATACGTCCAATGTCACAACGGTTCAGTTCTATGATAAACGCAGCTTTATTAACCCTTGTTTAGAGTCATCAACGCGCTTTGTGGATAAGGTAATTAGTGAAGTTGCGATGATGCACCAAGAAGCCGGAACGCCACTGACAACATGGCACTTTGGTGGGGATGAAGCGAAAAACATCAAGCTTGGGGCTGGTTTCCAAGACATAGAGGCCAAAGAAAAGGTGGGCTGGAAAGGCAATATAGACCTTTCAAAACAAGATAAACCTTTTGCTCGTTCGCCTCAGTGTCAAACATTGATTGATAGTGGAGAGGTGGATGACTTTGCTCACTTGCCAAGTCACTTTGCAGAGCAGGTGTCTAAGATTGTCTCAGATAAAGGTATTCCGTCATTCCAAGCGTGGCAGGACGGCTTAAAATACAGTGACGGTGAGGAGGCTTTTGCTACAGAAAATACTCGAGTCAACTTCTGGGACGTACTGTATTGGGGGGGGACGAACTCAGCTTATAATTGGGCAAACCAGGGCTATGATGTAATTGTTTCTAACCCAGATTATGTGTACATGGATATGCCTTATGAGGTAGATCCAAATGAGCGTGGCTACTACTGGGCAACCCGCGCCACTGATACGCGCAAGATGTTTGGATTTGCTCCAGAAAACCTACCACAAAATGCAGAAACATCCGTTGACCGTGACGGCAATGGCTT
Above is a genomic segment from Vibrio gallicus containing:
- a CDS encoding GNAT family N-acetyltransferase → MLYTIAKARLSDAAAINLLSSHLGYTPLSSQDAIKKLSALLASPTDEIYVAKIEQKIVGWLHLFYARRLASPDFYEIGGLVVTPQYRKQGIGRALVEHALKSHPEKCRVRCNTLRVETHQLYEGIDFKDSKLQRVFERHA
- a CDS encoding beta-N-acetylhexosaminidase translates to MLKQSLIATSVIAVLAGCTTTSNTNQTTVDALAKNLDISYQVLTNHGANDGINCQNLEAEWASCNKVKITLTNDGAAIDSRDWAIYFHSVRLILEVDSDQFTITRITGDLHKLEPTDKFKGFAAGETIDFDFIGEYWQLFDTDFFPGAFVSAEGAEPKQIISLDGADLTGFVSGLEGDNIKRTPSDNNIMATAKSRYEKNSDVVEQDIASALIPAPMMTEVGEGTLDISGGFKLDNSPFSDEQQAALLQRANLIGVTLDGSTPLEVSIEPKALPESLSKSGAYELSVTADKVSIKAFDSAGAFYAMQSVFGLIDSDAATTLPVLDIKDAPRFQYRGVMVDVARNFHSKQAILATIDQMAAYKLNKLHLHLTDDEGWRLEIPGLPELTDIGSNRCFDLSERSCLLPQLGSGSTTDNFGSGYFSKKDYVEILRYADARNIEVIPEIDMPAHARAAVVSMEARYTKLMNEGKEQQANEYRLMDPQDTSNVTTVQFYDKRSFINPCLESSTRFVDKVISEVAMMHQEAGTPLTTWHFGGDEAKNIKLGAGFQDIEAKEKVGWKGNIDLSKQDKPFARSPQCQTLIDSGEVDDFAHLPSHFAEQVSKIVSDKGIPSFQAWQDGLKYSDGEEAFATENTRVNFWDVLYWGGTNSAYNWANQGYDVIVSNPDYVYMDMPYEVDPNERGYYWATRATDTRKMFGFAPENLPQNAETSVDRDGNGFAGKGEVEAQPFYGLSAQLWSETVRTDEQFEYMVYPRVLAAAERAWHTADWENPYKVGVEYSQQSNLVNKQQLLADWTRFANVLGQRELPKLEKAGIDYRLPVPGAMVKQGELAMNIQFPGVALQYSVDGETWLDYDDSNKPKVTGEVWIRSRSAGGELFSRVTKLQ